The Paenibacillus spongiae nucleotide sequence GATCGAGCAGCTTGAATACATTCATTTGCGCAAGACGAGCGATCTTATCGTCTTTTCCGTGACGGCAGGGGCCAGGGTCGGAGGCGCTAATCCCGCTCAACTGGAAGCATTGGGCGAGTTCGCGCGCAAGCTGGGGCTTGCTTTCCAGGTGCAGGACGACATTCTGGATTTGACCGGGGACGAGGTTAAGCTGGGCAAGCCGGTACAGAGCGATGTGCAGCAAAGCAAGGTGACGTACCCTTATCTGCTAGGGCTCGAAGAAAGCCGGGCGCTGGTGCAGAGGCTTACGGCTGAAGCCAAACAGGCGCTGGAGAAGGCTGACTTGACACGCCCTGAACGGCTGCTGGCCATCGCTGACTATTTGGTAAGCAGGGATCACTAATCGGACAACTGTTTTGGGCAACGTATAGGTTCTATGTTATAATTGTTCAAAACGTTATACGTTTATTGGACAACGGCTATCCGTTCGTCCGTGAAAGCGAGGAAATCACGTGTTGCTCGAACAAATTAACGGGCCGAAGGAATTGAAAGCATTATCGATTCCCCAACTTGAAGAGCTTGCTGAGGAAATCCGCAGATTTCTAATTGAGAAACTTTCTGCTACGGGCGGACATCTGGCTCCAAATCTCGGCGTTGTGGAATTGACGCTGGCGATGCATTATTTGTTCGACAGCCCGACTGACAAGTTTATATTCGACGTGGGACATCAATCCTACGTTCATAAGATATTGACAGGACGTATGGGACAATTCGATACGCTTCGCCAGTATAAGGGTCTCTGCGGCTTCGTGAAGCGCTCCGAAAGCGAGCATGATGTTTGGGAAGCCGGGCACAGCAGCACGTCGTTGTCCGCTGCCATGGGCATGGCGCTCGCAAGGGATCTCAAGGGCGAGAATAACGAAGTCGTCGCCGTGATCGGGGACGGTGCGCTTACGGGGGGCATGGCGCTCGAAGCGTTGAACCATATCGGCCACGAGAAGAAGAAGCTGATGGTCATTCTGAATGACAATGAGATGTCCATCGCGCCGAATGTCGGTGCGCTGCACCATTACTTGGGCAAGATTCGGACGGATCGCCATTATCAAAAAGCTAAAGAAGAGCTTAATCAGCTTTTAAATAAAATTCCGGCCATTGGCGGGAAGCTTGCCAAAACGGCGGAGCGCTTCAAGGACAGCGTGAAATACTTGCTCGTCAGCGGCATTCTGTTCGAGCAGTTCGGGCTGACTTATTTCGGTCCTGTGGACGGCCATGATATGGAACAGCTGCTTGATGTTATGGAGCAGGCACGGAACGTTAACGGTCCCGTGCTTGTGCATGTCATAACGGTCAAGGGCAAAGGTTATTCGCCTGCAGAGGCGGACTCCTTCAAGTGGCACGGCATCTCGCCGTACAAGATCGAGTCCGGGCAGGTTCTTAAAGCGGTCGGGCCCCCGATGTATACGCAAGTATTCGGCGATACGCTTATCGAATTCGCTGCGAAGAACGACCGTATAGTTGCCGTCACGCCGGCCATGCCGGGCGGCTCCGGACTGCTTGATTTCGCTGCCCGGTTTCCGAATCGGATGATCGACGTCGGCATTGCGGAGCAGCATGCGGCCACGATGTGCGCGGCACTCGCCATGGAAGGAATGAAACCGGTATTTGCCGTGTATTCTACCTTCCTGCAGCGGGCTTACGATCAAGTTGTTCATGATATATGCCGTCAGAATTTGAACGTCGTGTTCGCGATCGACCGGGCCGGCTTTGTCGGACCGGACGGAGAAACCCACCAAGGCGTATACGATATTCCGTTCCTCCGCCATATTCCGAATATGGTGCTGATGATGCCGAAGGATGAGAACGAGATGCGCCGGATGATGAGAACGGCTTTTGAATACAATGACGGACCGATAGCGATTCGCTATCCGCGCATTAACGGGCTTGGGGTAGAGATCGACCAGGAACCGCTGCCGATCCCGA carries:
- the dxs gene encoding 1-deoxy-D-xylulose-5-phosphate synthase, translating into MLLEQINGPKELKALSIPQLEELAEEIRRFLIEKLSATGGHLAPNLGVVELTLAMHYLFDSPTDKFIFDVGHQSYVHKILTGRMGQFDTLRQYKGLCGFVKRSESEHDVWEAGHSSTSLSAAMGMALARDLKGENNEVVAVIGDGALTGGMALEALNHIGHEKKKLMVILNDNEMSIAPNVGALHHYLGKIRTDRHYQKAKEELNQLLNKIPAIGGKLAKTAERFKDSVKYLLVSGILFEQFGLTYFGPVDGHDMEQLLDVMEQARNVNGPVLVHVITVKGKGYSPAEADSFKWHGISPYKIESGQVLKAVGPPMYTQVFGDTLIEFAAKNDRIVAVTPAMPGGSGLLDFAARFPNRMIDVGIAEQHAATMCAALAMEGMKPVFAVYSTFLQRAYDQVVHDICRQNLNVVFAIDRAGFVGPDGETHQGVYDIPFLRHIPNMVLMMPKDENEMRRMMRTAFEYNDGPIAIRYPRINGLGVEIDQEPLPIPIGTWETVREGDSAAILAIGPMLQVAKEAAEQLKREGLNVRVINARFIKPLDESMLLQLAQEGMNMIVLEESSELGGLGSAMLEFYSLQNVKNVSLRIIGVPDVFVEHGSIEEQRQEAGLTADRVAGELKAMMPRARKRVNGPA